A window of Esox lucius isolate fEsoLuc1 chromosome 18, fEsoLuc1.pri, whole genome shotgun sequence contains these coding sequences:
- the myt1la gene encoding myelin transcription factor 1-like, a isoform X7: protein MRLRSAIGRVPKGSEFRWRRQHRSYSAALLQAVMEVDMSVGNTPDTEESRLSLLINPQTSRFSVYRVDRMEKTLRVYGCPLAKKRKTLEKQPMEPAPKRKTFLLPPDPDEDPAAMFPPYEPEPMDEGKEQGEVDGEIQDEEEEEDGGEEEGDEIEEEEGFSEDNEEQGEEEEEGDEEEEEEEIERLVVCPQEGEQMEEGVEEAEDGDDEEQEEQEDEGDEDEQEEEEEDDEEEEEEEQSHPEPVRAERSLLPFLTTENRYKNGGQSKHHLMGQKDNNSGPGPNIGPNGEEYENYDELVAKSLLNLGKIAEDAAYQAMTESEMNSNSSNSAGEDEDEDDEEGSEHGGTRKGELSVDLDSDVVRETVDSLKLLAQGHGAVLADDGYPVGTGLEDGGHSNGRPHHHGVRGQAEESEEEVCLSSLECLRNQCFDLARKLSETSPSDCPGHPGLQHHQAHQNHHHMQLQTDHQHQAPGHHLPRYEGCQQGQQPGQQPDDCGSLERSYSDMVNLMKLEEQLSPASRGRYAAGCQQDGDEDTTSVASDRSDEAFDMTKGNLSLLEKAIAMESERAKVMRERMASEGHQARRDNHNHHRSNGEHSPRQSSGMEERKSRMHHDGSKRAYYPKDSSRGDKKESKCPTPGCDGTGHVTGLYPHHRSLSGCPHKDRVPPEILAMYENVLKCPTPGCSGRGHVNSNRNSHRSLSGCPIAAAEKMVKVQEKHIPCDGGPKSNQASDRVLRPMCFVKQLEIPQYGYKNNVSTSTPRSNLAKELEKYSKTSFDYGQGYDSQQHAYSGGKRGLVPKAHGRDTSPKGYDAKRYCKSPASSTTSSYAPSSSSLSCGGGGGGGGSSASSTCSKSSFDYTHDMEAAHMAATAILNLSTRCREMPHGLGDKPQDLLSQSPDGDVDDSSTLDLSMSRGQPGGPEGSGTVLTPLQPMSPQRQALLNSSRCYQMSEADCWDLPVDYTKIKRITDDDHKEHTGAEDLRFSPFEKEEMKEEMSNQGNALTFTQLLSEAHNCGLMADDLDPFQDLLEEQRYGGDMTMPSPKHKYAPCKESKKELITLSSCQLADKSIRSMMTTNAQDLKCPTPGCDGSGHITGNYASHRSLSGCPRAKKSGIKILHSKEDKDDQEPIRCPVPGCDGQGHVTGKYASHRSASGCPLAAKRQKDGYVNGSQFAWKSGKTDGMSCPTPGCDGSGHVSGSFLTHRSLSGCPRATSAMKKARMTGVEMLTIKQRASKGIENDEEIKQLDEEIKDLNESNNQVESDMIKLRTQITTMETNLKSIEEENKVIEQQNDSLLHELANLSQTLINSLANIQLPHMEPMNEQNFDTYVSTLTDMYTHQDQYQSPENKALLENIKQAVQGIQV from the exons ATGCGGTTGAGAAGCGCCATCGGACGCGTTCCAAAGGGGTCCGAG TTCCGGTGGAGACGGCAGCACAGGAGTTATTCAG CTGCCCTACTCCAGGCTGTGATGGAAGTGGACATGTCAGTGGGAAATACGCCAGACACCGAAG AATCTCGGCTATCCCTTCTGATAAATCCCCAGACTTCCAGATTCTCAGTTTATCGCGTGGACAGGATGGAAAAAACACTCCG TGTATATGGCTGCCCTCTGGCCAAGAAGAGGAAGACCCTGGAGAAACAGCCCATGGAGCCTGCCCCCAAGCGGAAGACCTTCCTACTCCCCCCTGACCCAGACGAGGACCCCGCTGCCATGTTCCCCCCCTATGAGCCTGAACCCATGGATGAGGGGAAGGAACAGGGGGAGGTAGACGGGGAGATCCAggacgaagaggaggaggaggatgggggggaagaggagggagacgaaatagaagaggaagaaggatTTTCGGAGGATAATGAGGAGCAGggcgaggaagaggaggaaggagatgaggaggaagaggaggaggaaatagAGAGGCTGGTGGTCTGCCCGCAGGAGGGGGAGCAGATGGAGGAAGGGGTGGAGGAAGCAGAGGACGGGGACGATGAAGAgcaagaggaacaggaggatgAGGGGGACGAAGATgagcaggaagaggaagaggaagatgacgaagaggaggaggaggaagaacagagtcACCCTGAGCCAG TAAGGGCTGAAAGGTCTCTCCTTCCTTTCCTGACCACAGAGAACCGGTACAAAAATGGCGGTCAATCAAAGCATCACCTTATGGGGCAGAAGGATAACAACAGTGGACCCGGTCCGAACATCGGCCCGAATGGCGAAGAGTATGAAAACTATGATGAGCTGGTGGCCAAGTCCCTTCTCAACCTGGGGAAGATCGCAGAGGACGCTGCCTACCAGGCCATGACAGAGTCAGAGATGAACAGCAACTCCTCCAACAGCGCCGGTGAGGACGAGGACGAGGACGACGAAGAGGGGAGCGAGCACGGCGGGACGAGGAAGGGCGAGTTGAGCGTGGACCTGGACAGTGACGTGGTCAGGGAGACGGTGGACTCGCTCAAGCTGTTAGCGCAGGGCCACGGCGCGGTGCTGGCCGACGACGGCTACCCGGTGGGAACCGGGTTGGAGGATGGCGGCCATTCCAATGGGCGGCCCCACCACCacggggtcaggggtcaggctGAGGAGAGCGAGGAGGAGGTGTGTCTCAGCAGTCTGGAGTGTCTGAGGAACCAGTGTTTCGACCTGGCCCGGAAACTAAGCGAGACGTCGCCGTCCGACTGCCCTGGGCACCCCGGCCTGCAGCACCACCAGGCTCACCAGAACCATCACCACATGCAGCTTCAAACGGATCACCAGCACCAGGCTCCGGGACACCATCTTCCCCGGTACGAGGGCTGTCAACAGGGCCAGCAGCCTGGCCAGCAGCCAGACGACTGCGGGTCCCTGGAGCGCAGCTACTCGGACATGGTCAACCTGATGAAACTTGAGGAGCAGCTGAGCCCGGCCTCAAGGGGGCGCTATGCAGCCGGCTGCCAGCAGGACGGCGACGAGGACACCACGTCAGTGGCGTCGGACCGCTCGGACGAGGCCTTCGACATGACCAAAGGCAACCTCTCCTTGCTGGAGAAGGCCATCGCCATGGAGTCGGAGCGGGCCAAGGTCATGAGGGAACGCATGGCCTCGGAGGGACATCAGGCCCGGAGGGATAATCATAATCATCACCGCAGCAACGGGGAGCACAGCCCCCGGCAGAGCAGCGGGATGGAGGAGCGCAAGTCCAGGATGCACCATGACGGGTCCAAGAGAGCGTATTACCCTAAAG aTTCCTCGAGGGGGGACAAGAAGGAGAGTAAATGTCCCACACCAGGCTGCGATGGGACAGGCCACGTCACCGGTCTCTACCCCCACCACAGGAGCCTGTCAGGCTGCCCCCACAAGGACAGGGTGCCTCCAGAGA TTCTTgcaatgtatgaaaatgttctAAAGTGCCCTACACCTGGCTGTTCGGGGCGTGGCCATGTCAATAGCAACAGGAACTCCCACCGCAG TCTCTCGGGATGCCCCATTGCTGCGGCAGAGAAGATGGTGAAAGTCCAGGAAAAGCACATCCCGTGTGACGGCGGACCCAAGTCCAACCAGGCATCCGACCGCGTGCTGAG GCCAATGTGCTTTGTGAAACAGCTGGAGATCCCACAGTACGGTTACAAAAATAACGTCTCCACCAGCACGCCGCGCTCCAACCTGGCCAAGGAGCTGGAGAAGTACTCCAAGACCAGTTTCGACTACGGCCAAGGCTACGACAGCCAGCAGCACGCCTACAGTGGGGGGAAGAGAGGCCTGGTCCCCAAGGCCCACGGGAGGGACACCTCACCTAAGGGATATGACG CCAAACGCTACTGTAAGAGCCCGGCTAGCAGCACGACGAGCAGCTACGCTCCCAGCAGCAGCAGCCTGAGCTGCGGAGGGGGCGGGGGCGGGGGAGGCAGCAGCGCCAGCAGCACCTGCAGCAAGAGCAGCTTCGACTACACGCACGACATGGAGGCCGCCCACATGGCCGCCACGGCCATCCTCAACCTGTCCACCAGGTGCCGCGAGATGCCCCACGGCCTGGGAGACAAGCCCCAGGACCTCCTCTCCCAG aGTCCTGATGGGGACGTGGACGACAGCAGCACCCTGGACCTGAGTATGAGTCGGGGACAGCCGGGGGGTCCGGAGGGGAGCGGCACGGTGCTGACGCCCCTACAGCCCATGTCCCCCCAGCGCCAGGCCCTGCTCAACAGCAGCCGCTGCTACCAGATGAGCGAGGCCGACTGCTGGGACCTTCCCGTGGACTACACCAAAATCAAGCGCATCACAGACGACGATCACAAAGAG CACACAGGAGCAGAAGATCTGAGGTTCAGCCCCTTTGAGAAGGAGGAAATGAAAGAGGAGATGAGTAATCAAGGAAATGCATTGACATTCACCCAATTGCTCAGTGAAGCACACAACTGTGGACTCATG GCTGATGACCTGGACCCCTTCCAGGACCTCCTGGAGGAGCAACGCTACGGAGGAGACATGACCATGCCCAGCCCCAAACACAAGTACGCGCCCTGCAAAGAGAGCAAGAAGGAGCTCATCAC tCTGTCGAGCTGCCAGTTAGCTGACAAAAGTATCCGCAGTATGATGACGACCAACGCGCAAGACCTCAA GTGTCCCACTCCAGGATGTGACGGGTCTGGACACATCACTGGGAACTACGCCTCACACAGGAG TCTGTCAGGCTGTCCACGGGCGAAGAAGAGCGGGATTAAGATACTGCACAGCAAGGAAGACAAGGACGACCAGGAACCGATCAG GTGTCCCGTTCCGGGCTGTGATGGACAAGGTCACGTGACGGGGAAGTATGCGTCTCACCGCAGCGCCTCAGGCTGCCCCCTGGCGGCCAAGAGGCAGAAGGACGGGTACGTCAACGGCTCCCAGTTTGCCTGGAAGTCGGGGAAGACGGACGGCATGTCGTGTCCAACCCCGGGCTGCGACGGCTCGGGACACGTCAGTGGGAGCTTCTTGACCCATCGGAG TCTCTCCGGGTGTCCCCGTGCCACTTCAGCCATGAAGAAAGCCAGAATGACTGGGGTAGAAATGTTGACAATCAAGCAACGGGCTAGCAAAG GAATTGAGAATGATGAGGAAATCAAACAGCTGGATGAAGAAATCAAAGATCTAAACGAATCGAACAATCAAGTGGAGTCAGATATGATTAAACTTAGGACACAA ATCACCACCATGGAGACTAACCTGAAGTCCATAGAGGAGGAAAACAAAGTCATTGAGCAGCAGAACGACTCCCTACTTCATGAGCTCGCCAACCTCAGCCAAACTCTGATCAACAGCTTAGCTAATATCCAGCTGCCACATATG GAGCCAATGAATGAACAAAACTTTGACACTTATGTGAGTACTTTGACAGACATGTACACCCATCAGGACCAATACCAGAGTCCGGAAAACAAGGCCCTGTTGGAAAATATCAAACAAGCTGTGCAAGGAATCCAAGTGTAG
- the myt1la gene encoding myelin transcription factor 1-like, a isoform X2, with protein sequence MRLRSAIGRVPKGSEFRWRRQHRSYSAALLQAVMEVDMSVGNTPDTEESRLSLLINPQTSRFSVYRVDRMEKTLRVYGCPLAKKRKTLEKQPMEPAPKRKTFLLPPDPDEDPAAMFPPYEPEPMDEGKEQGEVDGEIQDEEEEEDGGEEEGDEIEEEEGFSEDNEEQGEEEEEGDEEEEEEEIERLVVCPQEGEQMEEGVEEAEDGDDEEQEEQEDEGDEDEQEEEEEDDEEEEEEEQSHPEPVRAERSLLPFLTTENRYKNGGQSKHHLMGQKDNNSGPGPNIGPNGEEYENYDELVAKSLLNLGKIAEDAAYQAMTESEMNSNSSNSAGEDEDEDDEEGSEHGGTRKGELSVDLDSDVVRETVDSLKLLAQGHGAVLADDGYPVGTGLEDGGHSNGRPHHHGVRGQAEESEEEVCLSSLECLRNQCFDLARKLSETSPSDCPGHPGLQHHQAHQNHHHMQLQTDHQHQAPGHHLPRYEGCQQGQQPGQQPDDCGSLERSYSDMVNLMKLEEQLSPASRGRYAAGCQQDGDEDTTSVASDRSDEAFDMTKGNLSLLEKAIAMESERAKVMRERMASEGHQARRDNHNHHRSNGEHSPRQSSGMEERKSRMHHDGSKRAYYPKDSSRGDKKESKCPTPGCDGTGHVTGLYPHHRSLSGCPHKDRVPPEILAMYENVLKCPTPGCSGRGHVNSNRNSHRSLSGCPIAAAEKMVKVQEKHIPCDGGPKSNQASDRVLRPMCFVKQLEIPQYGYKNNVSTSTPRSNLAKELEKYSKTSFDYGQGYDSQQHAYSGGKRGLVPKAHGRDTSPKGYDAKRYCKSPASSTTSSYAPSSSSLSCGGGGGGGGSSASSTCSKSSFDYTHDMEAAHMAATAILNLSTRCREMPHGLGDKPQDLLSQSPDGDVDDSSTLDLSMSRGQPGGPEGSGTVLTPLQPMSPQRQALLNSSRCYQMSEADCWDLPVDYTKIKRITDDDHKEHTGAEDLRFSPFEKEEMKEEMSNQGNALTFTQLLSEAHNCGLMADDLDPFQDLLEEQRYGGDMTMPSPKHKYAPCKESKKELITLSSCQLADKSIRSMMTTNAQDLKCPTPGCDGSGHITGNYASHRSLSGCPRAKKSGIKILHSKEDKDDQEPIRCPVPGCDGQGHVTGKYASHRSASGCPLAAKRQKDGYVNGSQFAWKSGKTDGMSCPTPGCDGSGHVSGSFLTHRSLSGCPRATSAMKKARMTGVEMLTIKQRASKGIENDEEIKQLDEEIKDLNESNNQVESDMIKLRTQITTMETNLKSIEEENKVIEQQNDSLLHELANLSQTLINSLANIQLPHMKPMPQKEAPVKHSCCLQMPHREPMNEQNFDTYVSTLTDMYTHQDQYQSPENKALLENIKQAVQGIQV encoded by the exons ATGCGGTTGAGAAGCGCCATCGGACGCGTTCCAAAGGGGTCCGAG TTCCGGTGGAGACGGCAGCACAGGAGTTATTCAG CTGCCCTACTCCAGGCTGTGATGGAAGTGGACATGTCAGTGGGAAATACGCCAGACACCGAAG AATCTCGGCTATCCCTTCTGATAAATCCCCAGACTTCCAGATTCTCAGTTTATCGCGTGGACAGGATGGAAAAAACACTCCG TGTATATGGCTGCCCTCTGGCCAAGAAGAGGAAGACCCTGGAGAAACAGCCCATGGAGCCTGCCCCCAAGCGGAAGACCTTCCTACTCCCCCCTGACCCAGACGAGGACCCCGCTGCCATGTTCCCCCCCTATGAGCCTGAACCCATGGATGAGGGGAAGGAACAGGGGGAGGTAGACGGGGAGATCCAggacgaagaggaggaggaggatgggggggaagaggagggagacgaaatagaagaggaagaaggatTTTCGGAGGATAATGAGGAGCAGggcgaggaagaggaggaaggagatgaggaggaagaggaggaggaaatagAGAGGCTGGTGGTCTGCCCGCAGGAGGGGGAGCAGATGGAGGAAGGGGTGGAGGAAGCAGAGGACGGGGACGATGAAGAgcaagaggaacaggaggatgAGGGGGACGAAGATgagcaggaagaggaagaggaagatgacgaagaggaggaggaggaagaacagagtcACCCTGAGCCAG TAAGGGCTGAAAGGTCTCTCCTTCCTTTCCTGACCACAGAGAACCGGTACAAAAATGGCGGTCAATCAAAGCATCACCTTATGGGGCAGAAGGATAACAACAGTGGACCCGGTCCGAACATCGGCCCGAATGGCGAAGAGTATGAAAACTATGATGAGCTGGTGGCCAAGTCCCTTCTCAACCTGGGGAAGATCGCAGAGGACGCTGCCTACCAGGCCATGACAGAGTCAGAGATGAACAGCAACTCCTCCAACAGCGCCGGTGAGGACGAGGACGAGGACGACGAAGAGGGGAGCGAGCACGGCGGGACGAGGAAGGGCGAGTTGAGCGTGGACCTGGACAGTGACGTGGTCAGGGAGACGGTGGACTCGCTCAAGCTGTTAGCGCAGGGCCACGGCGCGGTGCTGGCCGACGACGGCTACCCGGTGGGAACCGGGTTGGAGGATGGCGGCCATTCCAATGGGCGGCCCCACCACCacggggtcaggggtcaggctGAGGAGAGCGAGGAGGAGGTGTGTCTCAGCAGTCTGGAGTGTCTGAGGAACCAGTGTTTCGACCTGGCCCGGAAACTAAGCGAGACGTCGCCGTCCGACTGCCCTGGGCACCCCGGCCTGCAGCACCACCAGGCTCACCAGAACCATCACCACATGCAGCTTCAAACGGATCACCAGCACCAGGCTCCGGGACACCATCTTCCCCGGTACGAGGGCTGTCAACAGGGCCAGCAGCCTGGCCAGCAGCCAGACGACTGCGGGTCCCTGGAGCGCAGCTACTCGGACATGGTCAACCTGATGAAACTTGAGGAGCAGCTGAGCCCGGCCTCAAGGGGGCGCTATGCAGCCGGCTGCCAGCAGGACGGCGACGAGGACACCACGTCAGTGGCGTCGGACCGCTCGGACGAGGCCTTCGACATGACCAAAGGCAACCTCTCCTTGCTGGAGAAGGCCATCGCCATGGAGTCGGAGCGGGCCAAGGTCATGAGGGAACGCATGGCCTCGGAGGGACATCAGGCCCGGAGGGATAATCATAATCATCACCGCAGCAACGGGGAGCACAGCCCCCGGCAGAGCAGCGGGATGGAGGAGCGCAAGTCCAGGATGCACCATGACGGGTCCAAGAGAGCGTATTACCCTAAAG aTTCCTCGAGGGGGGACAAGAAGGAGAGTAAATGTCCCACACCAGGCTGCGATGGGACAGGCCACGTCACCGGTCTCTACCCCCACCACAGGAGCCTGTCAGGCTGCCCCCACAAGGACAGGGTGCCTCCAGAGA TTCTTgcaatgtatgaaaatgttctAAAGTGCCCTACACCTGGCTGTTCGGGGCGTGGCCATGTCAATAGCAACAGGAACTCCCACCGCAG TCTCTCGGGATGCCCCATTGCTGCGGCAGAGAAGATGGTGAAAGTCCAGGAAAAGCACATCCCGTGTGACGGCGGACCCAAGTCCAACCAGGCATCCGACCGCGTGCTGAG GCCAATGTGCTTTGTGAAACAGCTGGAGATCCCACAGTACGGTTACAAAAATAACGTCTCCACCAGCACGCCGCGCTCCAACCTGGCCAAGGAGCTGGAGAAGTACTCCAAGACCAGTTTCGACTACGGCCAAGGCTACGACAGCCAGCAGCACGCCTACAGTGGGGGGAAGAGAGGCCTGGTCCCCAAGGCCCACGGGAGGGACACCTCACCTAAGGGATATGACG CCAAACGCTACTGTAAGAGCCCGGCTAGCAGCACGACGAGCAGCTACGCTCCCAGCAGCAGCAGCCTGAGCTGCGGAGGGGGCGGGGGCGGGGGAGGCAGCAGCGCCAGCAGCACCTGCAGCAAGAGCAGCTTCGACTACACGCACGACATGGAGGCCGCCCACATGGCCGCCACGGCCATCCTCAACCTGTCCACCAGGTGCCGCGAGATGCCCCACGGCCTGGGAGACAAGCCCCAGGACCTCCTCTCCCAG aGTCCTGATGGGGACGTGGACGACAGCAGCACCCTGGACCTGAGTATGAGTCGGGGACAGCCGGGGGGTCCGGAGGGGAGCGGCACGGTGCTGACGCCCCTACAGCCCATGTCCCCCCAGCGCCAGGCCCTGCTCAACAGCAGCCGCTGCTACCAGATGAGCGAGGCCGACTGCTGGGACCTTCCCGTGGACTACACCAAAATCAAGCGCATCACAGACGACGATCACAAAGAG CACACAGGAGCAGAAGATCTGAGGTTCAGCCCCTTTGAGAAGGAGGAAATGAAAGAGGAGATGAGTAATCAAGGAAATGCATTGACATTCACCCAATTGCTCAGTGAAGCACACAACTGTGGACTCATG GCTGATGACCTGGACCCCTTCCAGGACCTCCTGGAGGAGCAACGCTACGGAGGAGACATGACCATGCCCAGCCCCAAACACAAGTACGCGCCCTGCAAAGAGAGCAAGAAGGAGCTCATCAC tCTGTCGAGCTGCCAGTTAGCTGACAAAAGTATCCGCAGTATGATGACGACCAACGCGCAAGACCTCAA GTGTCCCACTCCAGGATGTGACGGGTCTGGACACATCACTGGGAACTACGCCTCACACAGGAG TCTGTCAGGCTGTCCACGGGCGAAGAAGAGCGGGATTAAGATACTGCACAGCAAGGAAGACAAGGACGACCAGGAACCGATCAG GTGTCCCGTTCCGGGCTGTGATGGACAAGGTCACGTGACGGGGAAGTATGCGTCTCACCGCAGCGCCTCAGGCTGCCCCCTGGCGGCCAAGAGGCAGAAGGACGGGTACGTCAACGGCTCCCAGTTTGCCTGGAAGTCGGGGAAGACGGACGGCATGTCGTGTCCAACCCCGGGCTGCGACGGCTCGGGACACGTCAGTGGGAGCTTCTTGACCCATCGGAG TCTCTCCGGGTGTCCCCGTGCCACTTCAGCCATGAAGAAAGCCAGAATGACTGGGGTAGAAATGTTGACAATCAAGCAACGGGCTAGCAAAG GAATTGAGAATGATGAGGAAATCAAACAGCTGGATGAAGAAATCAAAGATCTAAACGAATCGAACAATCAAGTGGAGTCAGATATGATTAAACTTAGGACACAA ATCACCACCATGGAGACTAACCTGAAGTCCATAGAGGAGGAAAACAAAGTCATTGAGCAGCAGAACGACTCCCTACTTCATGAGCTCGCCAACCTCAGCCAAACTCTGATCAACAGCTTAGCTAATATCCAGCTGCCACATATG AAACCGATGCCACAGAAAGAGGCCCCAGTTAAACATAGCTGCTGTTTACAGATGCCCCACAGA GAGCCAATGAATGAACAAAACTTTGACACTTATGTGAGTACTTTGACAGACATGTACACCCATCAGGACCAATACCAGAGTCCGGAAAACAAGGCCCTGTTGGAAAATATCAAACAAGCTGTGCAAGGAATCCAAGTGTAG